The Xyrauchen texanus isolate HMW12.3.18 chromosome 17, RBS_HiC_50CHRs, whole genome shotgun sequence DNA window ACACAATTCAAGAAGCTCTATGACCGAAACTTGATACCCAAACATCATTTTATGACACACTATCCGCGAATGATGGTTATGTTCGGACCTATATCTCAATTGTGGTGTATGAGATTCGAAGCTAAGCATAAACCATTAAAAAGACATACTAATATAGTTggaaactttaaaaatgtttctaaaaCACTGAGTTATAAACATCAGGTTCAGCAAATGTATAGCTTCAAGTTAGGTGACCCTTTTTCTGAGAAAATGATTGTTACAAACTCATATCCTGTTACTATTGGCTCTTTGAAGAAAGCAGATGTTGTGCTCGAAAATCTGAAATCAGCCAAAGACTTTGAATATACTTTGAACTGCGCTGTCTATGTCACCCATGCTGTTAGTGTGTTCGGCCAAACTTACAGAACTGGCTCTGTAATGCCTCTTAAAGCAGATGACAAAGGAGAGCCTTTATTTGGAGAAATTATTCACATCATACCTCAGACTGATGACATGTCTATCCTGATGTTTGTAAGAATTCTAACAGTGAAGTACTTTGATGATCATTTCTATGCCTATGTTGTACATCAAACTAAAGAGTATGAAATGATCAGTCTGGCCGATACTGCAGATTTCAGGCCTTTGGACATAATGCAGGGTTTTGATACAGATGAGCTATACTTAAACCCAAGATACAAGATTGTTTAGCTAATCCTTCTCAAGAATGTAAATTGTCAGACTGCAGACTGTCATTGTCATCTTTGAAGTTTTGATTAATAACAATCAGCTACTATATTCAAACTGGTTGATGTAATCTCATAGCCTACTGTTAGAGTTTTACTCTAAATGATTTCAAGTCAATTTCAAGACTAATTATCATTGACAAAagttctattattattattatctcagtGATCTAAACATGTTTCTTACTAAATGAATTCATGCATCTGTGTTTTATGATATGACTTATGTTGTTACATGTCATCCATTATTCATAACTGTGATTGATTGTTATATGCAAGTATGGTTTTCATACAGATTAACTATACTTTTAAACAAATGTTTCTTATAAAATGAATTCATTTATCTGTGTTTTATGATATGACTGTTAGGCAATATCTTATGATGTCATCCATTTGTCATAACTGtgattttatcttttaatatGTTCATGCTTCTGATATTACTCTTATCACTGTATATCCTGCTACAGTTAGTGCAGTAGCTTTTGTTGTACTTTGCACTCAttaaattgcaaatatattttgacatttgactttatttttttatgattaccGTACATATGCTTGGTAATGTTAACACATTATTAGTCGTTTCTGGTCATTTTCAGCTACAATCAGCACGTAATGTTTTGAAATGACATATTTAAGTGTAAAATTGTCTcacacgctttatgtgtgaaaagTATTGATATCACACATTTGTGTGTAAAGTTATCTACAcaatttctgtgttaaaatagcTCACACATCTATTGTGTAAAATTTCACACAACATGTGTAGTCCCTGAACACACTCACCACATGTGTTAAAATTCTACACATGATGTGTCATTTTGAACACATCTCTTTTTGCAGTGAAGTAGCTTCCCTGTAAATACTCTAGAATACTTTAAagttagtccatatgacttgtgcactgtaTTTCAGGTCTTCTAAAACTATATAATagtttttgtgaggaacagacaacattttaagacattattcactgaaaatcttcacaTCAgttgcagctctcaaatctcaatcTCCATTCCATATACTTGAAGGGGTGCACCGCATTCAGTTACAATATACGCATGACGTCAAACCTGGTGCGATGCTGCAACAATTGGGGAAAATTGTAAAAGTTAGTTGACACTAAATTGACGTGATTTGCAAACGAATtttcttttacaatatatttaggGAATATGGTGGCCAGAGATCATTGGTCCAAGGATGTGCCCAGAACTGCATCTGAATCATACAGTCCTTTTAACATTTTCCCACTAAGGGTGCAGAGATCTGCCTATGCTGCTTTGTTCTTATTATATTTAAACACTCTTCTGAAGTCAGTAGTGAGCAACAGTCAGGTTCTGGAAGAAAAAATCTcgttcattttttttccatagATGAATTGATTTTCagtgataacttataaaccttgaAAACAACTACATTAACCATGTACAGCAGTAAAaggtccaccaatcagagaaccgcggaCAACAAAGCCCGCGAAACATGCCCAGGGGTGATGCCACTCCAGTGACACACTCTGAATGACGTTATTGAGTCATTCTCCCTTAAATCAcacaaactacttatatatttgtacatataaaaatattatgcaaTCAacatatacttataatcaacaacctaaaatcaatagttttatatattcctatCGTTTTCATtcaattacataatttgcaatgctttatgAAATTAtagtttgtgccctcatgaaTGAAGGtacagtaagtacacagtcttgcacCTTTGTGTTTTGTGGACGAATCAATATGTCCTCTTTAAACAGATACTGCATGCACAAACAGAtagtcaaaataaaatgtttctttattCAAAGACCAGCTTATGCACATGCACATGTCTTGTGTTtacatgtgtgaaacagaagcaagtgctccacaacaAGATGCCCTTGATTTTTTTTCAGCTAATTGAGCAAAATTGTGCAATTCATTTGCTAAACTTGAATCattaaaatcacttgaaatgggggcttttagcttattcttttgaAAACGTATAGTAACATGCTCGTGTTCCTGTGATTGTCTCAGCTTTTTGTGCCCTTCTCAAGTTTTCatccctgtgttttgatttaaatgtttagtatgtttaaatgtaaaattatttttaaaagttattatgttttgatgttttcaaataaatatctcCTTTATTCTTCAAACTCTGTAAATGGGCTCTATTTTCACGACCACACTGTACGCAATGTCTTATCCAGAAATAAGTCATTGTGCTAAGACCTTGTCTGTTTTCAGagcaaagtctaaaatcagttgcatttgcagtttggagattccaccagcaggtggtaataaaagTTCATGTGTGTACAAAAGTGGAACATTAGTTTATGTCCCTGACAGTCGCCATTTTATGAACCAAAATTAATGAGATTTGTGTAAAAATTTCTAAAagtcatgatttatttttcaattaatatcatataataataataataataataataattattattattattattattagtattattattattattagtagtagtatgtttatatttaaaattgcaTTATGATCTAATTTTCACCTGTCGTTTAAGAGTGATTGTTAAGTTCCTGCAAAATAAGCcaatggaagaagttggagagcgtaaaatgtttagatttttcaAGAGGTAGTTGTAAAGGATTTTTGACCATTTcgttattttaatgatattttggttTAGTTTGAAGTGAAATTTAAATTGAGATTTTGTGcgtgtgtttcaataaatgaatttgcattttaaagtgaaattgtccggtagaagagacacattttccatgcatataattAGAGTGTCCACTCTCATAGAAAtgtgcctgacattcaacaaggacacaatgcacaaaagaacatgagtacaaaatgtgtattcttcTAATTAAagtgcatacagtccatttactctTCCAACTTCTtaagaatgtgctgtctttgtttacagtatatcgctggtgcttgacagtgAATGGACTAACAAGGTACAGACGGTGCAATTACCGGAGAAGAACCTTTAGAATTAGATTGcccttgacccagcccattagcgatTTGTGAGTACAATTTCCCCAAACCCACTTGCGTCTAGAATTAGCACAAGCTTGCACAAAATTACCAAAACACTTTATGGCCATGCACGCTGACTTTGCGCGTATCACTTATCacatagtcaagtcatttttatttgtatttgtatatcggctttcacaaaacacatcgtttcaaagcagcttaacagaagataaaaccgtaatatctataatgtcttagagtcatcattgtgtagtttgataaaatacgtttgtgaattgtgtttaaaataagtaattaaataattgtatatatataaccccagtgagtaagctgaaggtgactgtggcaaggaacacaaaactccagaagatgttgattaatggagaaaaataaccttgggagaaacctcactgtgggggccagttcccctctaactaacatcatgaatataatgacaatattacttatgtatagttaaaatcatggtttaaaatgattaaactaagtgttaagtgtcagtgtttaaacaaagatataTTCATGTAAGtttaatgactaaagtctttgaagttcatcctggattaaccgcagaagttcacatagatgcaattgtccttgttaactggctgatgaaggtttttgttggcaattgatagtctgtgtattcTGTTATAagtgtgtagtccatcattagacagaggtgatgcagtcagagatcagtgaggtgcatcgcagttcaacctggatGGTAAtgtcggtgaggtctatcctaagtccaaggttcagacaatgaaaCATAGCACTGCTCTTTGCACTAGTGCTCTGAAAATAAGGCCCATTATGTATTAAAACTGTACTGTAAGTCCAAAAACGTACCGTAAGTGTTGGGTCTGTAAGAGCCATGCATAATGACAGCTGTGTCCCTCCACTTTTAAAATGGCTGCTATGCCCCTGCCCAAATCCCCTGCATATTAGGTCTTTCAGATGTACTGATATGTATTAAGTCCCTAAATATGTGATTCACttttctgacatttcacaacAAGGGTTTTGAGTATTTGTTTGCCTGTTGACAATATCCTTGTTCTTTGTTCCTCCGCTCTGCCgctaaaataatatgttttcatttcagTTCTTACTGCACCAGTGTACACTCAGCAACTACCCATCTAATGTATTCCACTTtagatttattatatattaaaatgagtTTCCT harbors:
- the LOC127658461 gene encoding uncharacterized protein LOC127658461, which gives rise to MLRHFIYEERLFSLELLNHRISSFDYGYGNEKNKPSVILNLRTSDNAIKQTASQMWCLLQVLTFLVGDLVSVGSEHWHLFILLRQICSIVFAPVVTYGLAVFLKQLIIEHHTQFKKLYDRNLIPKHHFMTHYPRMMVMFGPISQLWCMRFEAKHKPLKRHTNIVGNFKNVSKTLSYKHQVQQMYSFKLGDPFSEKMIVTNSYPVTIGSLKKADVVLENLKSAKDFEYTLNCAVYVTHAVSVFGQTYRTGSVMPLKADDKGEPLFGEIIHIIPQTDDMSILMFVRILTVKYFDDHFYAYVVHQTKEYEMISLADTADFRPLDIMQGFDTDELYLNPRYKIV